The sequence TCTGCGGCTTGCGCGAAGTGATCGCAAGCTTTTGTCCCAGGATGTGGTTCAGCAGCGTGGACTTGCCCACGTTGGGACGGCCGACGATGGCAACATAGCCACAGCGTGTTGCGGTTGAATCAGTCATGGCCATTCTCCACGCCCAGGGCAATCAGTGCTGCGGCGGCCGCTACCTGTTCGGCAATACGACGACTCACACCCTGACCTCGGCTTTTTTCATTCAGTAAGGTGATTTCACATTCGACGAAGAACACTCGGCAATGTGGCTCACCCTGGATATCCACCACTTCGTAACGTGGCAGTTCACACCCGCGGGACTGCAGAAACTCTTGCAGGCGGGTCTTGGGATCTTTGTTGGTGTCCACCAGCGTCAGGCTTTCAATCTCCGAAGCCAGCCAGGCCACTACCCGCTCCTTGGCGGCTTCCATACCGGCATCGAGGTAGATCGCACCGATCAGGGCTTCGAGGGCATCGGCCAGAATCGACTCGCGACGGAAACCACCGCTTTTCAACTCGCCGGAACCCAGGCGCAGGTACTCGCCAAGGTCGAAACCACGGGCCAGTATGGCCAGGGTCTCGCCCTTCACCAGGCGGGCACGCAAGCGCGACAACTGGCCTTCACGGGCCAGGGGGAAGCGATCGAACAGGGCTTCACCGGCGACAAAGTTGAGGATGGCATCACCGAGGAATTCCAGGCGCTCGTTGTTACGCCCGGCAAAACTGCGGTGTGTAAGGGCAAGGATCATCAGTTCCTGATCCTTGAAGGTGTAACCGAGCTGACGCTCGAGACGGCTTAGAGAAACGCTCACGGTTTACCCACATTCAGTTCGTGGCGCCAAAGGCCTACGACGATTAACGCTGTGTTCAAATTCAAATCCTGGTGGTTGCTGCATGAGGCCGGACAATTGTCCAAGCCCCAGAAAAGCATTCGGCGCTGTGTTCACAGCGCCGTATGGATTACTTGATCAGCCCGACCCGCGAGAAGTTCGGCAGGTGGCTGAGCTTGGGTTCCGGCCAGCTCATCCAGACCGCGAAGGCCTTGCCGACGATATTCTGGTCGGGGACCATGCCCAGCAGGTCCTTGGGAATGT is a genomic window of Pseudomonas sp. ADAK18 containing:
- the rnc gene encoding ribonuclease III, with amino-acid sequence MSVSLSRLERQLGYTFKDQELMILALTHRSFAGRNNERLEFLGDAILNFVAGEALFDRFPLAREGQLSRLRARLVKGETLAILARGFDLGEYLRLGSGELKSGGFRRESILADALEALIGAIYLDAGMEAAKERVVAWLASEIESLTLVDTNKDPKTRLQEFLQSRGCELPRYEVVDIQGEPHCRVFFVECEITLLNEKSRGQGVSRRIAEQVAAAAALIALGVENGHD